In Kitasatospora sp. NBC_00240, the following are encoded in one genomic region:
- the disA gene encoding DNA integrity scanning diadenylate cyclase DisA, with the protein MRASLSAIAPGTGLRDGLERVLRANTGGLIVLGFDKTVESVCTGGFVLDVEFSATRLRELCKLDGAVVLDKDITKIVRAGVHLMPDPGIPTEETGTRHRTAERVNKQTGFPVVAVSHSMRLIAMYVNGTRRVLEDSTTVLSRANQALATLERYKLRLDEVAGTLSALEIEDLVTVRDVTAVAQRLEMVRLIATEIAGYVLELGTDGRLLSLQLDELIQGVEPERELVARDYFPERAAKRGRTVPEVLADLEALTHSELLDLQTVAKALGYSGTPESLDSAVSPRGYRLLAKIPRLPNTVMERLVEHFGGLQKLLAASIDDLQTVEGVGETRARSVREGLSRLAESSILERYV; encoded by the coding sequence TTGCGGGCTTCCCTCAGTGCCATCGCGCCCGGAACGGGGCTGCGCGACGGCTTGGAGCGGGTGCTGCGGGCCAACACCGGCGGGCTGATCGTGCTCGGCTTCGACAAGACCGTCGAGTCCGTGTGCACCGGCGGCTTCGTCCTGGACGTCGAGTTCTCGGCCACCCGGCTGCGCGAGCTGTGCAAGCTCGACGGCGCGGTGGTGCTGGACAAGGACATCACCAAGATCGTCCGGGCCGGCGTGCACCTGATGCCCGACCCCGGCATCCCCACCGAGGAGACCGGCACCCGGCACCGCACCGCGGAGCGGGTCAACAAGCAGACCGGCTTCCCGGTGGTCGCGGTCTCGCACTCGATGCGGCTGATCGCGATGTACGTCAACGGCACCCGGCGCGTCCTGGAGGACTCGACCACCGTGCTGTCGCGGGCCAACCAGGCGCTGGCCACCCTGGAGCGCTACAAGCTGCGCCTGGACGAGGTGGCCGGCACGCTCTCCGCACTGGAGATCGAGGACCTGGTCACCGTCCGGGACGTCACGGCCGTCGCCCAGCGCCTGGAGATGGTCCGGCTGATCGCCACCGAGATCGCCGGCTACGTGCTGGAGCTCGGCACCGACGGCCGGCTGCTCTCGCTCCAGTTGGACGAGCTGATCCAGGGCGTCGAGCCCGAGCGCGAGCTGGTCGCCCGCGACTACTTCCCCGAGCGGGCCGCCAAGCGCGGCCGGACGGTGCCGGAGGTGCTCGCCGACCTGGAGGCGCTCACCCACTCCGAGCTGCTCGACCTGCAGACCGTCGCCAAGGCGCTCGGCTACTCGGGCACACCGGAGTCGCTGGACTCCGCGGTCTCCCCGCGGGGCTACCGCCTGCTGGCGAAGATCCCGCGCCTGCCGAACACCGTGATGGAGCGGCTGGTAGAGCACTTCGGCGGACTGCAGAAGCTGCTCGCCGCCAGCATCGACGACCTGCAGACCGTCGAGGGCGTCGGCGAGACGCGGGCCCGCTCGGTCCGCGAGGGGCTGTCGCGGCTCGCGGAGTCGTCCATCCTGGAGCGCTACGTCTGA
- a CDS encoding A/G-specific adenine glycosylase — protein MATTSTTPAPLLHSTVLDWYEAHARDLPWRTPDASPWAVMVSEFMLQQTPVKRVLPVYRAWLERWPTPADLAADAPGEAVRMWGRLGYPRRALRLHGAATAITTTHGGEVPDDHASLLALPGVGEYTAAAVASFAFRQRHVVLDTNVRRVFARAVTGVEYPAQATTAAERRTATTLLPETAETAATWAVGVMELGALVCTARSPECGACPLRRHCAWQLAGRPPYEGPARRGQTYEGTDRQVRGKLLAVLREAHGEVPQARLDEVWPEPVQRARALDGLVADGLVEPVAQGVYRLPR, from the coding sequence ATGGCTACCACTTCCACCACCCCCGCCCCGCTGCTGCACTCGACCGTTCTCGACTGGTACGAGGCCCACGCGCGCGACCTGCCCTGGCGAACCCCGGACGCCTCGCCGTGGGCGGTGATGGTGAGCGAGTTCATGCTGCAGCAGACGCCGGTCAAGCGGGTGCTGCCGGTCTACCGGGCCTGGCTGGAGCGCTGGCCGACGCCCGCCGACCTGGCGGCGGACGCACCCGGCGAGGCGGTCCGGATGTGGGGGCGGCTCGGCTACCCCCGCCGCGCGCTGAGACTGCACGGCGCCGCGACCGCCATCACCACCACGCACGGCGGCGAGGTGCCGGACGACCACGCCTCGCTGCTCGCCCTGCCGGGCGTGGGCGAGTACACGGCCGCCGCGGTCGCCTCGTTCGCCTTCCGCCAGCGGCACGTGGTGCTGGACACCAACGTCCGCCGGGTGTTCGCCCGGGCCGTGACGGGCGTCGAGTACCCCGCGCAGGCGACCACGGCGGCCGAACGCCGGACGGCGACCACGCTGCTGCCGGAGACCGCCGAGACGGCCGCGACCTGGGCGGTCGGCGTGATGGAGCTGGGCGCGCTGGTCTGTACGGCGCGGAGCCCGGAGTGCGGCGCCTGCCCGTTGAGGCGGCACTGCGCCTGGCAGCTGGCGGGCCGGCCGCCGTACGAGGGCCCGGCCCGGCGCGGTCAGACGTACGAGGGCACCGACCGACAGGTGCGGGGCAAGCTGCTCGCGGTGCTGCGGGAGGCCCACGGCGAGGTGCCGCAGGCCCGGCTGGACGAGGTCTGGCCGGAGCCGGTGCAGCGGGCCCGGGCCCTGGACGGCCTGGTGGCGGACGGGCTGGTCGAGCCGGTGGCACAGGGTGTCTACCGGCTGCCGCGGTAG
- the radA gene encoding DNA repair protein RadA encodes MAARTKTTAKPRPAYRCTECGNQLPKWVGRCPECNAWGTVEEYGAVPIRTTAAGPVSAPARPIGQVDGQVATARTTGVPELDRVLGGGIVPGAVVLLAGEPGVGKSTLLLDVAAKAASDQHRTLYITGEESAGQVRLRADRINALSDHLYLAAESDLGAVLGHIDQVKPGLLILDSVQTIASAELDGSPGGPSQVREVAGALIRVSKERGMATLLVGHVTKDGSIAGPRLLEHLVDVVLSFEGDRHARLRIIRGIKNRYGATDEVGCFELHDEGIVGLADPSGLFLTRRDKPVPGTCLTVTLEGRRPLVAEVQALMVDSQIPSPRRTTSGLESPRIAMILAVVERHGGVKLGKQDIYTATVGGVKLTEPSADLAIALAVASSSSDTPLPSNLVAIGEVGLAGEVRRVTGVQRRLAEAHRLGFTHALVPPDPGKVPRGMKVVEVADIGEALQAIPGRRRAAAKPRSGAGSRAGAESGAGTGAGARTETPPAPRRAPVAAYPEELMEGWEPVDSDELG; translated from the coding sequence ATGGCAGCCCGTACCAAGACCACCGCCAAGCCGCGCCCGGCCTACCGCTGCACGGAGTGCGGCAACCAGCTCCCCAAGTGGGTCGGCCGGTGCCCCGAGTGCAACGCCTGGGGGACGGTCGAGGAGTACGGCGCCGTCCCTATCAGGACGACCGCCGCCGGTCCGGTCAGCGCTCCCGCGCGGCCGATCGGGCAGGTGGACGGCCAGGTCGCGACCGCCCGCACGACCGGCGTGCCGGAGCTGGACCGGGTGCTCGGCGGTGGCATCGTGCCCGGCGCGGTGGTGCTGCTGGCCGGCGAGCCCGGCGTCGGGAAGTCCACCCTGCTGCTGGACGTCGCGGCCAAGGCCGCCAGCGACCAGCACCGCACGCTGTACATCACCGGCGAGGAGTCGGCCGGTCAGGTCCGGCTGCGCGCCGACCGGATCAACGCCCTCTCCGACCACCTCTACCTCGCCGCCGAGTCCGACCTCGGCGCGGTGCTCGGCCACATCGACCAGGTCAAGCCCGGGTTGCTGATCCTGGACTCGGTGCAGACCATCGCCTCCGCCGAGCTGGACGGCTCGCCCGGCGGTCCGTCCCAGGTCCGGGAGGTGGCGGGGGCCCTGATCAGGGTCTCCAAGGAGCGCGGCATGGCGACCCTGCTGGTCGGGCACGTCACCAAGGACGGCTCGATCGCCGGCCCGCGCCTGCTGGAGCACCTGGTCGACGTGGTGCTGAGCTTCGAGGGTGACCGGCACGCCCGGCTGCGGATCATCCGCGGGATCAAGAACCGGTACGGCGCCACCGACGAGGTCGGCTGCTTCGAGCTGCACGACGAGGGCATCGTCGGGCTGGCCGACCCGTCCGGTCTCTTCCTGACCCGGCGTGACAAGCCCGTGCCCGGCACCTGCCTCACCGTCACGCTGGAGGGCCGCCGCCCGCTGGTCGCCGAGGTGCAGGCGCTGATGGTGGATTCGCAGATCCCCTCGCCCCGGCGGACCACCTCGGGTCTGGAGTCGCCCCGGATCGCGATGATCCTGGCCGTGGTCGAGCGGCACGGCGGGGTCAAGCTCGGCAAGCAGGACATCTACACCGCGACGGTCGGCGGGGTGAAGCTGACCGAGCCGTCCGCCGACCTGGCGATCGCGCTGGCCGTCGCCAGCTCCTCCTCGGACACCCCGCTGCCCAGCAACCTGGTGGCGATCGGCGAGGTCGGCCTGGCCGGCGAGGTCCGCCGGGTGACGGGCGTGCAGCGGCGGCTGGCGGAGGCTCACCGGCTCGGCTTCACCCACGCGCTCGTCCCGCCGGACCCGGGCAAGGTGCCGCGCGGCATGAAGGTGGTCGAGGTGGCCGACATCGGTGAGGCCCTGCAGGCGATCCCGGGCCGTCGCCGGGCGGCCGCCAAGCCGCGCTCCGGGGCGGGCTCCCGGGCCGGTGCCGAATCCGGGGCCGGAACCGGCGCCGGGGCCCGGACCGAGACGCCCCCGGCACCCCGCCGGGCACCCGTCGCGGCCTACCCCGAGGAGCTGATGGAGGGCTGGGAGCCGGTCGACTCCGACGAACTGGGCTGA